One genomic window of Xanthobacter dioxanivorans includes the following:
- a CDS encoding ABC transporter substrate-binding protein — protein MLRKTSLALLAGAALIAAALVPARAEIPGNKIRLGVLTDLSGFASDSTGIGSVAAAKLAAEDFKKEQPGLEVEVISLDHQNKPDIGSATARKWIADSTVDAILDVPFSSVALAVQEAVRGSKVAFIASGPGTALLTGEKCSPNTVHWTYDTWALAHGTALALLKQKKDTWFFITADYAFGHALEADAMAVVKAENGKILGAVRHPTNAADFSSFILQAQGSGAQVVALANAVGDTINSVKAASEFGLTAKQSLAALLMQLTDVHSLGLPVAKGLYLTEGFYWNTDDGTRAFADRFAAQTNGRRPTANQAGVYAGTLHYLRAAAAAKSTDGQVVVAKMKEMPSNDPLFGKGEVRADGRHIHNMYLFQVKTPDQSKGPWDYYNLVETIPAKEAFRPMAEGKCPMVAKN, from the coding sequence ATGCTCAGGAAGACCTCGCTCGCGCTTCTCGCGGGCGCCGCCCTCATCGCCGCGGCGCTCGTGCCGGCGCGCGCGGAGATCCCCGGCAACAAGATCCGCCTCGGCGTCCTCACCGATCTGTCGGGCTTTGCCTCCGATTCCACCGGCATCGGCTCGGTGGCGGCGGCCAAGCTCGCGGCGGAGGATTTCAAGAAGGAGCAGCCGGGCCTCGAGGTGGAGGTGATCTCGCTCGATCACCAGAACAAGCCCGACATCGGCTCGGCCACCGCCCGCAAGTGGATCGCCGACAGCACCGTGGACGCCATCCTCGACGTGCCGTTCTCGTCGGTGGCCCTGGCGGTGCAGGAGGCCGTGCGCGGCTCGAAGGTCGCCTTTATCGCCTCCGGCCCCGGCACGGCGCTGCTCACCGGCGAGAAATGCTCGCCCAACACGGTCCACTGGACCTACGACACCTGGGCGCTGGCCCACGGCACCGCGCTGGCGCTGCTCAAGCAGAAGAAGGACACCTGGTTCTTCATCACCGCCGACTACGCCTTCGGCCATGCGCTGGAAGCCGACGCCATGGCGGTGGTGAAAGCGGAGAACGGCAAGATCCTCGGCGCCGTGCGCCACCCCACCAACGCCGCGGATTTCTCCTCCTTCATTCTCCAGGCGCAGGGCAGCGGCGCCCAGGTGGTGGCCCTCGCCAACGCGGTGGGCGACACCATCAATTCCGTGAAGGCGGCCTCCGAATTCGGCCTCACCGCCAAGCAGAGCCTCGCGGCCCTGCTGATGCAGCTGACCGACGTGCATTCGCTGGGCCTGCCGGTGGCCAAGGGCCTCTACCTCACCGAGGGCTTCTACTGGAACACCGATGACGGAACCCGCGCCTTCGCCGACCGCTTCGCGGCGCAGACGAACGGGCGCCGGCCCACCGCCAACCAGGCGGGCGTCTATGCCGGCACCCTGCACTATCTGCGCGCGGCGGCGGCGGCCAAGAGCACGGATGGGCAGGTGGTGGTGGCGAAGATGAAGGAGATGCCCTCCAACGATCCGCTGTTCGGCAAGGGCGAGGTGCGCGCCGACGGCCGGCACATCCACAACATGTACCTGTTCCAGGTGAAGACCCCGGACCAGTCCAAGGGGCCGTGGGACTATTACAACCTCGTGGAGACCATCCCGGCCAAGGAGGCGTTCCGGCCGATGGCGGAGGGCAAGTGCCCCATGGTGGCGAAGAACTGA
- a CDS encoding hydroxymethylglutaryl-CoA reductase, degradative, with the protein MTSAAGSNRTSRIAGFHKKTPRERLDLVAAFAGLDEAQVAHLANMGNLDPVLADKLIENVVGTMNIPVGVATNMKIDGEDVLIPMATEESSVVAAVCNAAKQNYESGFSTSVSGNLMIAQVQAVDVRDPNAARLRILEKRDEIKAACDACDPVLVGLGGGFRDLEVRLLDTPSGTMVVTHLIVDTRDAMGANAVNTMAEKLAPAIAAWSGGRVYLRILSNLADRRLARAHAVWKTADIGGAEVRDGMVSAYQFAAADPYRAATHNKGIMNGISAVVLATGNDTRAVEAGAHAFAARSGRYTSLTTYEVNKDGDLSAAIELPLAVGLIGGATKVHPTARACLAILGVTTAERLARIIAAVGLAQNFSALKALATTGIQKGHMALHAQNIAMMAGAVGEEIDRVARILVERASVRMDVAGKVLEEVRGG; encoded by the coding sequence CGGCTCCAACCGTACCTCGCGCATCGCCGGCTTCCACAAGAAGACCCCGCGCGAGCGGCTCGACCTCGTCGCCGCCTTCGCCGGGCTGGACGAGGCGCAGGTCGCCCACCTCGCCAACATGGGCAATCTCGACCCGGTTCTGGCCGACAAGCTCATCGAGAACGTGGTCGGCACCATGAATATCCCGGTGGGCGTGGCCACCAACATGAAGATCGACGGGGAGGACGTGCTCATCCCCATGGCCACGGAGGAGTCCTCCGTGGTGGCGGCCGTCTGCAACGCGGCGAAGCAGAATTACGAGAGCGGCTTCTCCACCTCGGTCTCCGGCAATCTGATGATCGCCCAGGTGCAGGCGGTGGACGTGCGCGACCCGAATGCCGCCCGCCTGCGCATCCTGGAGAAGCGCGACGAGATCAAGGCCGCGTGCGACGCCTGCGATCCGGTCCTGGTGGGCCTCGGCGGCGGCTTCCGCGACCTGGAGGTGCGCCTGCTCGACACCCCGTCCGGCACCATGGTGGTCACCCACCTCATCGTCGACACCCGCGACGCCATGGGCGCCAATGCGGTGAACACCATGGCGGAGAAGCTGGCGCCCGCCATCGCCGCCTGGTCCGGCGGGCGGGTCTACCTGCGCATCCTGTCCAACCTCGCCGACCGGCGCCTGGCCCGCGCGCATGCGGTGTGGAAGACGGCGGACATCGGCGGGGCGGAGGTGCGCGACGGCATGGTCAGCGCCTACCAGTTCGCCGCCGCCGATCCCTACCGCGCCGCCACCCACAACAAGGGCATCATGAACGGCATCTCCGCCGTGGTGCTCGCCACCGGCAACGACACCCGCGCGGTGGAGGCCGGCGCCCACGCCTTCGCCGCCCGCTCCGGCCGCTACACCTCGCTCACCACCTACGAGGTGAACAAGGACGGGGATCTGTCCGCCGCCATCGAGCTGCCGCTGGCGGTAGGGCTCATCGGCGGGGCGACCAAGGTGCACCCGACCGCGCGGGCGTGCCTCGCCATCCTCGGGGTCACCACCGCCGAGCGCCTCGCCCGCATCATCGCGGCGGTGGGCCTCGCGCAGAATTTCTCGGCGCTGAAGGCGCTGGCCACCACCGGCATCCAGAAGGGCCACATGGCGCTCCACGCACAGAACATCGCCATGATGGCGGGCGCCGTGGGCGAGGAGATCGACCGCGTGGCCCGCATCCTGGTGGAACGCGCCAGCGTGCGGATGGACGTCGCCGGCAAGGTGCTGGAAGAGGTGCGCGGCGGCTGA